The sequence AACTCGATAGAGAGTAGCTGAAAGAAGCGGCGTAGGGAAAAAATGAAATCAGCTTCCATTTATAGACTGCATCTGGACTAGTTCAGAAGATCtgaaatcaatcttatctgttACGTGttagaatctcattcgtcttgTTGGATTTCCCGGGACAATGTAATATTAAGTATATTTGGTAGTCTATTTTgaattcggtggatccaacatgttgatcccaaattatcaattacTTAATAATGCATAATTAACAACTTTTTAATCATCTGTTAATGAGTActtcatttaaaataaagattcaGATCATTACATACAAGTTGGTCAATTTGCACTTCGATGGATTTCACCGAGGCATCCATATTGGTGATATGTGTCTCAAGATTGTCCAGCCTATTCTCGGTCTTTTCCATCTTCTTTGAATATTCAAAAACAAACGTACTAACCAAATCTTCCAAAGATGTTCTACCTTCACTCTTTTGATTGTTGAACTGCGTTGGAGGATTCAACACATTCTTATTGTTGTCATAAGAGAAATTCTCGTGATTACGAAGGCTAGGATGATAATGATTACTTCGATAGCCATCATAACTTCTGTTGTTGATATATTTGGTCTCCTTATTAATAGGCCCTTCCTCGGTAGAAAAAACGACTGATTCAGACGTTGCTTGAATACCTTTGTTCATTGCTGCTATCTTTGTGGTAAGTGGGGATACTTGAGCAGTAAGTGACGTGATAGGATCTACCATGTAAACTCCAAGAGGATTTTTCAGTAACGATCTCTTAGAGGGCcattacaaattatatattttcgtATGATTCAAAATATCATAAGCTTGCTAAGTGTCTTAGCCAAAATTGTTCCTCCAGCACCAACATCAACTTATATCCTAGTTGGAATATTCAACCCATTTTAGAATAGTTTAATATGTACTCGATCTTTATAATTATGGTTTGGGGATCTTCTGATTAAATCCTTGAATCTCTCACATGCTTCATATAGCTGCTCAAACTCATTCTGCATTATCTCTTGAGTTGAGCAAACTTGATAGGTGAACAATATTTAGCCAGAAATTTAGATGTCATGTCCACCCAAGTGGTGATGCTACCCAGCGGTAGGGATTGGAGTCAAGTTCTCACTTGATCTCTAAGAGAAAATGAAAACATACACAATCTAACAGTGTCTTCAGAAACATCATTAATCTTCACTGTATCTGCAATCTCAAAGAATGTTTTCATTTGAAGATGGGGATCTCCAGTAGCTGCACCCCCAAACTAGTTATGCTGGAACAAGTCGATCAACACCGACTTCAACTCAAAAATTTTGGCAAATATTGTCCCATGGCCGATTCAAGAATAATTTGGATTGATCACTGGTTTAAAGTGGTCTGTAATAAGCACCGTTCTTGTATTATTCTCTGTCCTCAGTTTTATGTAATTTTCTTAAGCTCTTCTATTCATGCCTTTCTTAGTGCTTTAGCAATCTTTTCAATTTCCCGATGGAAAAGCAACAAATCATGGCTTTGAGTTTCTCGCATAACTGCAAGTTAAAGAGATAGTTTGTAGTTAAAATtaatagaataaaaataaaaaaattaaactataaattaaaattaagacTCATTGGCAACAATATTAGTGTAAACCAAATTAAGTCATTCCCTGATAGTAGTGCCTAAAACTTATCGCATGATTTCTTACTGCAAGTATACGGTGTCAAAATCTTATACTCGGTTAAGTACGAATATCGTCCCACAGAgaatgaataatttaattttacacTAAATACTGTTACTAAAATAATCTTGACCTGAAATATgagatttataatataaaataaaatagaaacaaatgaTCAACGATGGACAAGAATAATAAGAAGAAAATCAATGAGAGATAAGTGTTAAAAGGTTCGATTTCACTTGATTATCCACTATAGTTAATTCATATCAATGTTTTTATCACAAAATTTTCTAGTTTATTAAACAAGAATTCTCAATATTTCCTACTTACTTTTCTCAAGTGATAAGTAGAAATTTATTACTTAACATCGATTCTAATCTCCCAATTTAAAAACAAACATCAGATAATATAAATGCAATAATTCTTGTGATGGCTTCGATGGAGTTATATGTCTCTCGAACCCTATAAATACCAAGGGTGTATTTTCCTATGGTCCGATTCAAAATCTCAACTCCCGAgtatcaaatttcaaataaatataatgaTTCAATTAGCGAACGATTAATTGAAAGCaaacaattcaagaaaacataaataaattgaatgaataatcaaaatataccaatcaaaatattaaatgatagtTTCAAATCAAGCTACATCGTCCCTCTATACAATAGAATTAGTTCATAAcggaattaaaaaaaacacaaaacatGTTCTTGAACCCATTCAAGGATTTAAAGAaagatataaataaaagaaaaatagatgTCGCTTCTCcatatattagttttttttttccctgaaaattaaaagaaacAACAAAACGCATAATATCACTCCAAACTAGTATAATTCAAATGAATTATCATCCTACTTTAAGTGCAGAAATCACACTTTATCATATCCTGTAATCAATTGACTGGTCCCTTCCCAAATTTATTGAAACTGAAATTCATTGGAGTTTTTAGACCTGTCTAATAGTCAAATAGAAGGTTTAGGCCCTGATGGTTTTAGGCGATTTTCGAAACTTAAAGTTCTGGATGTTTCTTTCAATCCATTAAAAGGCACAATTTCGGAATCTCACTTGTCCAAACTCCACAACTTAAAGAAATTGGATTTGTCTTACAATTCTGAACGGTCTGGAACTTGAGCCTTGACTGGACACCTCCTTTCCAATTGGACTTTTTGCAGCTGGCTTGTTGTAACATAGGACCTCATTTCCCGAACCCCAAGTAAAGTTTTCCAACTTGATCTCTCTTGTGCAAACATTTCAAATGAAttatctcaaaggttttgggatTCTTTTCATGAAACTCTTAAATCTGTATCATTACCAGATTAATGTCAGTCTTCCTGAGTTATCATCAACATTATTTGGtcttctctttatatatttttatagatcTAACTTTTAATGAATTTTCAAGTCACATACCATCATTTCGTCCCGATGCTGCAGTTTTGAATATTTCTaacaaataacaataaattttttggaaCAACTTCATTGCTGTGCAATTGCAACCACGATGAAATGCAGTTACTGGATCTCTCAAACAGCCACTTATCCGAACAATGTTTTCTTCATTCTCAACTTGTCGACAATAATTTTTTCTGATGAAATTCCAAAAAGTTGGAGCGGTATAGTGTTCCTTATTCATTCTCAACTTGTCGACAATAATAATAACGTGTCTGCTGAATTTCCATCGAGCTTTGATAATGCTTTATCAATTCTCGATGTTGGAGGTAACAAGTTAAAGAGGAAATATCCCGGCATGGATACAGTATTGATACAAGATTATTTCATGAATCATGTTGGATTTTCAAAAGTAACCATTAAACATGATTCATTCAAGTTCTTTGTGCAAGTAACCATGATTGATTCAAGATTTTTTCTTGATCAATCAATACACCTGATTGTGGCAGAAAACCAATGTTCAAAACAAGCACTAATTTCCTCTCACAAAGTCTCCACTAGTTCTTGGCCTTGATAGAGTTGTTCTCCTTGATCCTTGCTCGGTTGTCCAGCTTGACAAAAAGCTTCAAATCCTCGTATGGAAGAGTCTCAAGGTCCTTCCTTCGTAGCTCGCTGAGAGCCGGGCGTTTATCCAGCAAGTGCCACAGCCAATCCGGGTACTCAGAATCAGGTAAGATTTTAGGATCTTGCCCATCTTTCAGGATATTGGCACCAAAAACTGTGGTGGACTTCACTTCTTTGCTCAATGTTGAAGCTTTTGGAGCAGTTGATGCAGCACCACCTTTTGAACCTTTCTTGGCTTTTCCTCCACCAGCGGCAAACGATCTATTGCCCACTACTCGAACCAACTCCTTGGGGACAGCAGTGCCTCGTAATGATTTCATGAGAGTAATAGCCATGCCTTAAAGGCTGCAGCAAGAACGAGGGCTGTCATAATAATTCATAACACATCAAGCATAAGCACGCGAGCACATTTCTTGAAACTTGACTTTACAAATATAATTGTTATTCAATCCGTGAACCTTCTTTAATTTGAAAAGATAAACAAAAAATTCTCCATCAAAGGTGTATTAATATTTTTCTCAATGCAGTCACCGATGCATCCTTAACAATAACTAACAATTGGAAATAAATTATCTGAAGCTGTATCTACATAATTCAGACCTAAGAGCACTAACCAGCAATCACTTTGAACTTCTTTATACCTTTAAAAGCACTATTTGGCACATATGATGATAAAAAGACAGATTAAACGTTCTTCATCCTGTATTCAATTCACTCATTAGTCATTCTAATGTATTTTTTCATTCTTTACaatcaaattatttatcacTAAATACAAAATCAATCATCGTCCCCTTAACCAAACAAAGCAGTGTCTAAAAGGGTAAGATGACTGATAAAGACCAATATCATATACAAATAACAAGCTAACTAGATGTCTCCAATTAGCCATCGCTACTCCATTTTCACCGAAGgctaaattatcaaaatttcccAACTTAACACAAACATTAAGCAAACAATCCATCTTAATTCTTTTGCATAAAGAACAGATAGAAAACGAATAACATGGTCACAATGAAGggatacagataaagatttcaCTCTCGATTTTTTGTCCCCCTTTCAAATCCTGCATTATCGCAGTGAaatcgaaaataaaaaatgaggaATTTGGCTAAATAAAACTAACGTCCGTTACCAGTATATGGCCTTGGATCGATCGACCCTGTTCTTGGAAGATTGAAAGGCGGCGCTCCGATTCCGTAACCAATCCTCTCGATTTCGGTCAAGACTTTGTTGGGGAACAAGGGTTTTGGAATGTTGTTTTGTTGGCTCTTTTCATATATACTAGATATTATGAACATCCGATGCttgtgtacaatttttttttattattattaatggaCTAATGTGAAATTTAACAAATTATGTagagactaaattgatatttgaattgttgaaataaaaataaaagtgtgtgttgaaattaaaacaaaaacaaaaaacaaaaaacaaaaaacaaaagtgtaatattaatatcatataaaggtaaaattgaaaaaaaaagttgatatCCTCTTTAGGTAGTTATTATTatgtcctcacacttaatataataacTAGTCactatgcacacgcgatgcgtgtgtataaatttttttattattaNtaaatattttatttgatttttaagatcGAATTATGTTTAACATGaatgtgaaaattttaaaaaacttaaaaatctcAATTTCAAATAAGtggtattaaaattttttttatatcctaATTTAGGGATGGGGAAGACTCGAACTTGAGTCAATACTTGGGGAATAACGGTGAAACCATTGGGTCAAGCCCTCGATCTCAAGTGGTATTTCAAAactatgtttttaaaaattaaataaaaccctTGAAAAATGGGATAAATGTGTCCagagtattttttgaaaaaaaaatatgaatatttcgaAAACACCTTCCATATTAAATTTGAGTTCtgcaaaaattattacttttcgTTTCAAATATGTATCaggttgaaaatttttatgaatataaatacGTGTGACCGTCTTACATAAGAGATACTCTTTAATAGGATATGAAATGTTGTTTCcccaaatttttaatttattttgcacaaaaactcatatgcgACGTTCTAacaggtcaattttgtgagatggatcttcGACCCGATccttatgaaaaatattaatttttatgttaaaagtattactaTTCAGAGCAATATATATCGAGTCAACTCATCTCACAAATATAGATTCGCGAGGCCGTCTCAGGAGAaaagttttctttattttataccAATAACATTtgcatatattaaaaaaattatactaaaTAATTTATATGCAAAAGATCTAGAGGTCATAATAAAATCTAAAACTtctagaaataaattttttattagattttGTAATAACTAGCTACCTAAATTGGAACATATTGCAAAACCGAAAACTCTTTTAttcatagttttttttaaaaattccatttataatatttttatcattattgttTATGAAAAGCTACCCAAATTTTGCTTTAAAtgtcactacaacaaaaatagcTTTTCGTAACGCACTATTAACAGCACACAATAAAGACACACCGTTAATAGTAGTATTAACAGTGTGCATGTTTATATGCATTgttaatagtaaaaaaaaattttaaaaaattgtgtctAAATATTAGCGACGTACATTAATCGCATGCtctcaatattattatttaggaCATGCATATTATTACACGCTGCGAAAAATAGGCGCCCATTTCATTTCGCGTAATTTTTATTCCCATGCCCcgtttttttccttcttttctatGCGCCACTTTCTCTTTGCCAAAACCCTTCGCCGCCTCTAACTTCCCGCCATCTTCGCTGCCACCCCCTCCTCACCAGCGTCGCCTCTGTCTCTACTGttgatttaattcatcagaTGCCCTAATATGAAAGGTAAGCGACCTTCCTTGCACGATTATGTAATATTTAGGAACAATCGCCTCTAACTTTCCGCCATCTTTTCCGTGTCCTCCTCACCGACGCCGCCTCTGCCTGTTAGTGTTGATTTCAGTCAACAAATGCCCTATTCTGAAAGGTAAGCGACCATCCTTGCACGATTCTGTAATTGATATTGAAATGTTATCaggatttaaaaaaatggtgATCATTTTCCGTCTGAATTTGGGGTTGAATACATCTATCGACTGTTTAGTATGCAGCATTTTGATGAATTTCGGCTGGTTGCAAATTTAGACGTGTTGGTTAGGAGAAGGTTCAGTTGCTTTATTGTAATTTTTGCTTGCCTTATATTACAATATGTGTAATGTCATACTCATGAGCACGGAGAAGGTTCGGTTACTTTATTGTATTTGTTTTGTCTATTTTTTCCCTTCTGGTAGCTGAATGTTGACATTTGTGCAAGAAGTATTCTGACTTGGTATAAAGGTTTTGAAGGATCGTTCGTTTGTACTAGCACCTTCGAagatgcttcaaacaaaatattctccaatgagctgcaatagatcgtgttctaagaatgttaacaccgatgaattaaatcgagtttggtttaaaaccaag comes from Primulina huaijiensis isolate GDHJ02 chromosome 2, ASM1229523v2, whole genome shotgun sequence and encodes:
- the LOC140967822 gene encoding large ribosomal subunit protein mL54 → MAITLMKSLRGTAVPKELVRVVGNRSFAAGGGKAKKGSKGGAASTAPKASTLSKEVKSTTVFGANILKDGQDPKILPDSEYPDWLWHLLDKRPALSELRRKDLETLPYEDLKLFVKLDNRARIKENNSIKAKN